From the genome of Thermodesulfovibrionales bacterium, one region includes:
- a CDS encoding regulatory protein RecX: MREDASAPRQTGRRGKGCLPLRSVSPSETPLKRSGSPLGKDPVLNFAYRLLSYRGRSEKELRQRLILKGFDELAVDTVMTRLTANGFLDDRKLAFSLKRYAEESKHLGIVGTKRFLRERGIPREIIDEAVDNVDETDAAHRVARKMMRSSSSYPPEKTMRRLYNALARKGFTAGTIRKTLGRFIRKEEG; the protein is encoded by the coding sequence ATGAGGGAAGACGCTTCCGCGCCTCGCCAGACAGGGAGAAGGGGGAAAGGGTGTCTTCCTCTTCGGTCTGTTTCACCATCTGAAACACCTCTCAAGCGAAGCGGCTCTCCTCTCGGGAAAGATCCCGTTCTCAATTTTGCATACAGACTCCTGAGCTACCGGGGGAGGAGCGAGAAAGAGCTGAGGCAGAGACTTATTCTGAAAGGTTTTGATGAGCTTGCCGTCGATACCGTAATGACCCGTCTCACAGCGAATGGTTTTCTTGACGACCGAAAACTCGCCTTTTCACTGAAGCGGTACGCAGAGGAATCGAAGCATCTCGGCATAGTCGGGACGAAGAGATTCCTCAGGGAAAGAGGAATTCCGAGGGAGATCATAGATGAGGCGGTGGACAATGTCGATGAAACTGATGCAGCTCATAGGGTCGCGCGAAAGATGATGAGATCCTCAAGCTCCTATCCTCCGGAGAAAACGATGCGGAGACTATACAACGCCCTCGCCCGGAAGGGATTCACAGCCGGAACAATCAGAAAGACCCTCGGTCGATTTATTCGTAAGGAGGAGGGCTGA